A window from Funiculus sociatus GB2-C1 encodes these proteins:
- a CDS encoding Crp/Fnr family transcriptional regulator produces MLTSVERLLFVRGVPLFQELRDDFLVRLASVMDELSFPAQHTIFTEGQEGRSLYIVVSGRVRVHLGDRDLAQLDQGTCFGEMSLFDAEPRSASVTTLESCDCLVLTQLQLYDAIDETPGIAVNIIRLLSRRIRELNNKLSVYRAETQDGDLSKAGNLGG; encoded by the coding sequence ATGTTAACCAGCGTTGAGCGCCTATTATTTGTCCGGGGTGTCCCACTTTTCCAAGAATTGCGGGATGATTTTCTGGTGCGGCTGGCTTCTGTAATGGATGAGCTTTCTTTTCCAGCGCAGCATACCATTTTTACCGAGGGACAAGAAGGGCGATCGCTTTATATTGTTGTCTCAGGTAGAGTAAGGGTACATCTGGGCGATCGCGATCTGGCGCAACTGGATCAGGGTACTTGCTTTGGGGAAATGTCTCTGTTTGATGCTGAACCGCGTTCGGCTTCGGTTACGACTTTGGAATCCTGCGATTGTCTGGTGTTGACGCAGCTGCAATTGTATGATGCTATCGATGAAACTCCGGGAATTGCTGTGAATATCATTCGTCTACTTTCCCGTCGCATCCGCGAATTAAATAACAAGTTGAGTGTTTATCGGGCAGAAACTCAGGATGGGGATTTGAGTAAGGCTGGTAATTTAGGGGGATAA
- a CDS encoding cobyrinate a,c-diamide synthase, translating into MALVIAGDRSGVGKTTVTLALLSSLCRRGEKVQSFKVGPDYIDPMFHRYVTNRACRNLDPVLTSETYVQECFARHTQAVEYALVEGVMGLFDGVEGTGNSKLGTGQDSQSPVTFASTAHVARLLDLPILLVLDCSRLSGSVAAIAHGFRSFDPRLKFAGVVLNRVGSDRHLQLLRDALEPLQLPILGILRRQDNITIPDRHLGLVPTAEVSHLDALIDRLAYLGDCFDWERLLPLLQVGTSPQLRPELQTRARGKVRLAVARDRAFSFYYEDNLESLRSLGVELAFWSPLTDDSLPEGIQGMYFGGGFPEVFAQQLADNTVVRDAVRKAILAGMPTYAECGGLMYLCQQIVFEGNSSPMVGVLPTTAVMRSRLTLGYRQAVVLQDSPLLPAGTTVWGHEFHRSQLTQEPVAPLFQARGRDPHSSTTVEGWLLHQLHASYVHIHFAGCPDLPARFLEHCVRFSPAATDAIAN; encoded by the coding sequence ATGGCTTTAGTAATCGCAGGCGATCGCAGTGGGGTGGGCAAGACGACAGTCACGCTTGCCCTACTGTCGTCTTTGTGTCGTCGGGGTGAAAAGGTACAATCTTTCAAGGTTGGGCCAGATTACATAGATCCGATGTTTCATCGGTACGTTACAAATCGTGCCTGTCGGAATTTAGATCCGGTGCTGACATCGGAAACTTATGTGCAGGAATGTTTTGCCCGTCATACTCAGGCGGTAGAGTACGCCTTGGTAGAAGGGGTGATGGGGCTTTTTGATGGTGTGGAGGGGACTGGGAACTCGAAACTGGGAACTGGGCAAGATTCCCAATCTCCGGTCACTTTTGCAAGTACGGCTCACGTTGCGCGGCTGTTGGATTTGCCGATATTGTTGGTGTTAGATTGCAGCCGGTTGTCGGGTTCGGTGGCTGCGATCGCGCACGGTTTCCGTTCCTTTGATCCCCGTCTCAAATTCGCGGGAGTAGTTTTAAATCGAGTCGGAAGCGATCGCCACTTGCAACTTCTTCGAGATGCCCTGGAACCTTTGCAATTGCCGATTTTAGGTATTCTTCGCCGTCAAGATAACATTACCATTCCTGATCGGCATCTTGGTTTAGTCCCTACAGCAGAAGTGTCCCATCTGGATGCTTTGATAGATCGACTTGCCTACTTGGGCGATTGCTTTGACTGGGAACGCTTGTTACCGTTGCTGCAAGTGGGAACCTCTCCCCAACTCCGACCCGAACTTCAGACACGGGCAAGAGGTAAGGTAAGATTGGCAGTTGCCCGCGATCGCGCTTTTAGCTTCTACTACGAGGACAATCTAGAGAGTTTGCGATCGCTTGGGGTAGAACTGGCATTTTGGAGTCCGCTGACCGACGACAGCCTACCAGAAGGCATTCAGGGGATGTATTTTGGGGGCGGGTTCCCGGAAGTTTTTGCCCAGCAGTTAGCTGACAACACAGTCGTCCGGGATGCAGTCCGAAAAGCCATCTTAGCCGGAATGCCCACCTATGCCGAGTGCGGCGGTTTAATGTATTTGTGTCAGCAGATTGTATTTGAGGGAAATTCTTCCCCAATGGTGGGAGTTTTGCCTACTACAGCCGTTATGCGATCGCGTCTGACATTGGGATATCGGCAAGCCGTAGTTTTGCAAGACAGTCCCCTACTACCCGCAGGTACAACAGTTTGGGGACATGAGTTTCACCGTTCCCAGTTAACTCAGGAACCAGTTGCACCTCTATTTCAGGCACGAGGTCGCGATCCGCACAGTTCAACCACAGTCGAAGGATGGTTGCTGCATCAGCTTCATGCTTCTTATGTCCATATTCATTTTGCTGGCTGTCCGGATCTTCCCGCCAGATTTTTAGAACATTGCGTGAGGTTTTCTCCAGCCGCAACGGACGCGATCGCCAACTAA
- a CDS encoding dynamin family protein: protein MSSEQFQAAHDSIYITGRLLLQYLQEIQAERLAKGNDTKCLQSVEEDITKALYALKEHNYQLAVIAPTKTGKSTFLNAIIGADILATEAAACTVCRTDIRHIDVGQVPRFLEYREGKRQPVVIAEGDGAEIHQKFLKRTQYIRTHNNPDHTIRFEIEYPIEAISALSSLAGFTLIDTPGVANGNWEYHYSTELKQITLESLRKCHAILFILDYTSSTESLISDLLRDVMENQKNILPEKTENIYFILNKADKTIDVNTGNNDFIKKLEVELAGFGLSNPIIYPASSKKGLLAKLIQGDTAANSHTKEFVKLFLGEYLEENEDGEVRVPQPIEIASKALKDSGITTIQETIIQNLTKNYGWNLISDVLAKLDKAAKAIEDSLNTELKVWGMEIEAFKNQVKEYREKSKFVTKKIDLVKNFSEGKKEKLITKLTSEINIFAENAKNEIQKEIERLAHLNTEIGNTTTDLKVTQSNVNREITKIPFLGESSIFVINERKATFVEAIKRAVVNLFNSNTDNPHSQVYKLRVATREDAQNIRRAVNEFFGSQIQSWWIDTQDQLIRQGTRSREELVQEIQEQAQQISNEITTSIEKALKIELNINCIQFPSFEFLGIDTEIKSQQEVYARLEKETITESDRTASTNLYQVDIPFEDKGDFLEIDLYQIAAEVKLKIDEQVSINQEIFKQVIERQIVADFQSAEKQIKDYIERFKNEFNYLVSEREKPEADTNEILVNLQAQKKQLNEYLSELNSIRESLNSWKPV, encoded by the coding sequence ATGTCTTCTGAACAGTTCCAAGCAGCACACGACAGCATCTATATCACTGGTAGACTACTCTTACAATACCTTCAAGAAATTCAAGCGGAGCGTCTGGCTAAAGGAAACGATACCAAATGCTTACAAAGTGTTGAGGAAGACATCACCAAAGCGCTATACGCTTTGAAGGAACACAACTATCAACTTGCAGTCATTGCCCCAACTAAAACAGGCAAAAGTACCTTTCTCAATGCCATAATTGGTGCAGATATTTTAGCAACTGAAGCCGCCGCTTGTACCGTTTGCCGTACAGATATCCGACATATTGATGTTGGGCAAGTGCCTAGATTTTTAGAGTATAGAGAGGGGAAAAGACAACCTGTTGTTATTGCTGAAGGTGACGGTGCAGAAATTCACCAAAAATTTCTGAAACGTACCCAATATATTCGCACTCATAACAATCCCGACCATACCATTCGCTTTGAAATAGAGTATCCTATCGAGGCTATTAGCGCCCTCTCATCCCTGGCTGGATTTACTCTCATTGATACCCCTGGCGTAGCTAATGGGAATTGGGAATATCATTATTCCACAGAATTAAAGCAAATAACGTTGGAATCATTGCGAAAATGCCATGCTATTTTGTTTATTTTAGATTACACCTCTTCTACAGAAAGTTTGATTTCAGATTTGCTTCGTGATGTCATGGAGAACCAAAAAAATATATTACCTGAAAAAACGGAGAATATTTACTTTATTTTGAATAAAGCTGATAAAACAATAGATGTAAATACAGGAAATAATGACTTTATAAAAAAACTTGAAGTAGAGTTAGCTGGCTTTGGACTCTCTAACCCAATAATCTATCCTGCAAGTTCTAAAAAAGGACTATTAGCGAAACTGATTCAAGGAGATACAGCAGCTAACAGTCATACCAAAGAATTTGTTAAATTGTTTTTGGGTGAATATCTCGAAGAAAATGAGGACGGTGAAGTTAGAGTTCCCCAACCCATAGAGATTGCGTCGAAAGCCTTAAAAGATAGTGGCATAACAACTATTCAAGAAACAATAATTCAAAACCTTACTAAAAATTATGGTTGGAATCTTATAAGTGATGTTTTGGCAAAACTAGATAAAGCTGCCAAGGCAATTGAGGATTCTCTAAATACCGAACTAAAAGTTTGGGGTATGGAAATTGAAGCTTTTAAAAATCAGGTGAAAGAATATAGAGAAAAATCTAAATTTGTAACTAAAAAGATTGATTTAGTTAAAAACTTTTCAGAAGGAAAAAAGGAAAAATTAATTACTAAACTTACATCTGAAATAAACATTTTTGCTGAGAATGCTAAAAACGAGATTCAAAAAGAAATTGAACGACTTGCTCATCTAAATACTGAAATTGGAAATACAACAACAGATTTAAAGGTTACTCAGAGTAATGTTAACCGGGAAATCACAAAGATTCCTTTTTTAGGCGAATCTTCAATATTTGTCATAAATGAAAGAAAAGCTACTTTCGTAGAAGCTATAAAACGAGCAGTTGTTAATCTATTTAATAGTAATACTGATAATCCCCATTCGCAAGTCTATAAACTTAGAGTTGCTACCAGGGAAGATGCTCAAAATATTCGACGCGCTGTAAACGAGTTCTTCGGTTCTCAAATTCAAAGCTGGTGGATAGACACGCAAGATCAGCTTATCAGACAGGGAACGCGCAGTAGAGAGGAGTTGGTGCAAGAAATACAAGAGCAAGCCCAACAAATATCCAATGAAATAACTACTTCTATAGAAAAAGCTTTGAAAATTGAATTGAACATTAATTGCATTCAGTTTCCGAGTTTTGAATTTTTAGGCATTGATACAGAAATTAAATCTCAGCAAGAGGTATATGCGAGGCTAGAAAAAGAAACTATAACAGAAAGCGATCGCACTGCTTCAACTAATCTATATCAAGTCGATATACCCTTTGAAGATAAGGGCGATTTTTTAGAAATTGACTTATACCAAATAGCAGCGGAAGTTAAGCTGAAGATAGATGAACAGGTTTCTATAAATCAAGAGATTTTCAAACAAGTTATTGAAAGACAGATCGTAGCAGATTTTCAAAGTGCAGAGAAACAAATTAAGGACTACATTGAAAGATTCAAAAATGAATTTAACTATCTGGTGAGCGAAAGAGAAAAGCCAGAAGCCGATACTAATGAAATTTTAGTAAATCTTCAGGCTCAAAAAAAGCAACTAAATGAATATTTGTCGGAATTGAATTCTATTAGGGAATCTTTGAATAGCTGGAAGCCTGTATAA
- the opcA gene encoding glucose-6-phosphate dehydrogenase assembly protein OpcA, with protein sequence MTTQSPPVVSLQAPKDISLSDIEAELNQIWESYRENTANGDSPAAARATTFTFVVYEPEETQHLLAALGFYTGPIDGIAGPRMNSALKDAQKAYGLPRTGKADAETLARLREDLAHRRSSGAIKDAQRNGETQATLNVTGYGVADAIAASNPCRIIALCPHSGMDEGVTVQVSVYCPMNKQSNNTLLCCEYITLSGTADALERIGGIVTALLIGDLPKFLWWKATPDPHNALFKRLASVSNSVIVDSCQFGEPETDLLRVHTLAEQGIQLTDLNWRRLAAWQELTAEAFDPPERRAALTEVDKVTINYEKGNPDQALMFLGWLASRLQWHPVSYKREGGDYDLRYCSFVTADQRPIEAELAGIPTADWGEIPGDLIALRMSSTNLDADCCTVLCSETSGCMRMEAGGGAQACRFEQVAPLTDQKAETLLGQQLRRWGRDMLYEESLAVTAEIIKMNKANS encoded by the coding sequence ATGACAACACAATCTCCTCCCGTTGTTTCGCTACAAGCACCTAAAGATATTTCCCTGAGTGATATTGAAGCGGAACTAAATCAAATCTGGGAAAGCTACAGAGAGAATACTGCAAATGGCGATTCGCCTGCTGCCGCTAGAGCCACTACGTTTACATTTGTAGTTTACGAACCCGAAGAAACCCAACACTTGTTAGCTGCTTTGGGATTTTACACCGGGCCAATTGATGGCATCGCTGGGCCGCGGATGAATTCAGCCTTGAAGGATGCCCAAAAAGCGTATGGACTGCCTCGTACTGGGAAGGCGGATGCTGAAACCCTAGCCCGACTGCGGGAAGACTTGGCTCATAGACGCTCCTCTGGTGCTATAAAAGACGCTCAAAGGAATGGAGAGACACAAGCAACGTTGAATGTCACAGGTTACGGAGTTGCGGATGCGATCGCTGCCTCAAATCCCTGTCGCATCATTGCCCTGTGTCCCCACTCCGGCATGGACGAAGGCGTAACCGTCCAAGTCTCTGTATATTGCCCGATGAACAAGCAAAGTAACAATACGTTGCTTTGTTGCGAATACATCACTCTAAGCGGCACCGCCGATGCCCTAGAACGCATCGGCGGCATAGTGACAGCATTACTGATCGGCGATTTACCTAAGTTTCTCTGGTGGAAAGCCACACCCGATCCCCATAATGCTTTGTTCAAGCGACTGGCATCAGTTAGCAATTCCGTAATCGTTGACTCTTGTCAATTTGGCGAACCAGAAACCGATTTATTGCGAGTACATACTTTGGCGGAACAAGGTATCCAGCTTACTGACCTTAACTGGCGACGGTTGGCAGCATGGCAAGAACTGACGGCCGAGGCTTTCGATCCCCCAGAACGCCGTGCTGCTCTCACAGAAGTCGATAAAGTGACGATAAATTATGAAAAAGGCAATCCCGATCAGGCGCTGATGTTCTTGGGTTGGCTGGCAAGTCGTCTCCAGTGGCATCCAGTATCCTATAAGCGCGAAGGCGGCGATTACGATCTGAGATACTGCTCGTTCGTGACTGCTGACCAACGCCCAATAGAAGCTGAGTTAGCAGGAATTCCCACCGCTGATTGGGGCGAAATTCCGGGTGATTTGATTGCCTTGCGGATGAGTTCGACTAACCTGGATGCTGACTGTTGTACAGTTCTGTGTTCGGAAACTAGCGGTTGTATGCGGATGGAAGCTGGGGGTGGCGCGCAAGCTTGCCGATTTGAGCAGGTAGCGCCTCTGACTGATCAAAAGGCTGAGACTTTGTTAGGTCAGCAGTTGCGCCGTTGGGGTCGCGATATGCTTTACGAAGAAAGTCTGGCGGTCACGGCGGAAATTATCAAGATGAATAAAGCTAATAGCTAA